The following proteins are encoded in a genomic region of Schistocerca serialis cubense isolate TAMUIC-IGC-003099 unplaced genomic scaffold, iqSchSeri2.2 HiC_scaffold_872, whole genome shotgun sequence:
- the LOC126452449 gene encoding zinc finger CCCH domain-containing protein 13-like: MVSNETWFAYLPLAAKILPPAAATERERETETQRQRQRERERQRQRERERQRHRDRERERDRDTETERERETETERERETETQRQRERERQRQRDRERERDRDRETERERETETERQRETETERQRERERQRQRQRERERQRQRQRERDRETERQRERERQRDRETERERETETERQRQRERERETETERERERDRDRDRDRERQRQRQRQRERETETETERERDRDRDRDRDRDRDRDRDRERERERQRQRQRERERETERQRETERQRDRETERQRETERQRETERQRDRETERQRDRETERDRERQRETERDRERQRETERDRERQRETERDRERQRETERDRETETERDRERQRETERDRERQRETERDRERQRDRETERQRDRETERQRDRETERQRDRETERQRDRETERQRDRETERQRDRETERQRDRETERQRDRETERQRDRETE, from the exons ATGGTTTCCAATGAGACGTGGTTTGCGTACCTGCCGCTTGCTGCGAAGATCCTGCCGCCTGCTGCCGCCACTG agagagagagagagacagagacacagagacagagacagagagagagagagagacagagacagagagagagagagagacagagacacagagacagagagagagagagagacagagacacagagacagagagagagagagagacagagacagagagagagagagagacagagacacagagacagagagagagagagagacagagacagagagacagagagagagagagagacagagacagagagacagagagagagagagagacagagacagagagacagagagagacagagacagagagacagagagagagagagagacagagacagagacagagagagagagagagacagagacagagacagagagagagagacagagagacagagagacagagagagagagagagacagagagacagagagacagagagagagagagagacagagacagagagacagagacagagagagagagagagagagacagagacagagagagagagagagagagacagagacagagacagagacagagagagacagagacagagacagagacagagagagagagagacagagacagagacagagagagagagagacagagacagagacagagacagagacagagacagagacagagacagagacagagagagagagagagagagacagagacagagacagagagagagagagagagagacagagagacagagagagacagagagacagagagacagagagacagagagacagagagagacagagagacagagagagacagagagacagagagacagagagacagagagacagagagacagagagacagagagagacagagagagacagagagagacagagagagacagagagagacagagagagacagagagagacagagagagacagagagagacagagagagacagagagagacagagagagacagagagagacagagagacagagacagagagagacagagagagacagagagagacagagagagacagagagagacagagagagacagagagagacagagagagacagagagacagagagacagagagacagagagacagagagacagagagacagagagacagagagacagagagacagagagacagagagacagagagacagagagacagagagacagagagacagagagacagagagacagagagacagagagacagagagacagagagacagagagacagagagacagagagacagagagacagagagacagagagacagagagacagagagacagag